CATAGGCCACTGCCGCCACGTTGGGCGCACTGCCCAGGCCCGCCTCGTTGGAAAACAAGCCGCGTTTCAGGCCCATCATGATGGCCGCGCCAATACCGCCACCCATCAGCGGTTCAAGGCCGAATGCGCTTTTGACAATCAGCGCGATAATGCCCGGGATTTCACCGATGTTCATGGCGATCACCAGCAGCGCAATTGCGATATAACTCACCGCCATAAAGGGCACCAACACCTCGGAAATCCGTGCAATACGCTTGATCCCGCCGAAGATAATCAGTCCGACGAGCATGGCTAGGGCAATTCCGCTATACAGCACCGGCACGCCAAAAGCGTCGCCGAAAGAGGTGGCCACCGAATAGGATTGCAGCGCGGTAAACGCAAAGCCGAAGGTCAACAGCAGCAGTACCGAGTAAAACGCTGCCAGCCAGCGCCACTGTTTACCCAGCCCTTTAACGATGTAGTACGCCGGGCCACCGCGGTAAGTGCCGTCGCCTTCAGCCTCTTTATACGTCTGCGCCAGGGTGCACTCCAGGAAGCTGGTGGCCATGCCCATCAAGCCAACCAGCCACATCCAGAAAATCGCCCCTGGGCCACCCAGCGTAATCGCGACTGCTACGCCGGCAATGTTGCCACCTCCGACACGCCCGGCCACTGAAAGTACCAGCGCCTGAAACGAGCTTAAATGGCCGTGCTGGTTGCGCTTGAAGGCCTGGCCGGAACCCAGGATACGAAACATCTCACCGAAATAGCGAAACTGCACAAAGCGGGACGCAACGGTAAAACCGATGCCAACACTCACCAGCAGCACCAGCAGAACCTTCCCCCACAGGAGGTCATTGAGCATATCGAGCATGTGATTCTCTCCGCGTTTTTGTATTGACGTTATGTTTGAATTCGCGTCGTTTTGAAGATCGCGCGTTTGGGATGCGCGCCGCGGAGAACGTTTTACCAAGCGAGGAACAGAATTAAATTTGGCGCAGCGTTGCAGTTGTATGCAGTGACTGCATCAGCGGGTGCACCAGAGTGCATCACAAAAAAAGTGCGCGCCTTTCAAGGCAGCGCACTTTTTGTTTGGCGGGATGTGAATAGTGGCGTCGTTTATTTACGCTTCCGCTTTCGCCGCCCGCGCCGCCCGCGCCGCCCGCGCCGCGTGGAGCTTCTTATAGCTTTCGATCAGGCGCTGGTGGCGCTCCAGGCCTTCTAGCTGCATGTTAGTGGGCGTTAGGCCATGGAAGCGCACGGAGCCTTCCACCGAGCCGACTACCGCCGCCATGGTAGCTTCACCAAACATACGCTGGAAGTTGTGCAGGTAGTCCTCAAGTTCCAGCTCGTCATCCAAGGCGATTTCCAGCACCGCGTTCACCGCTTGATAGAACAGGCCGCGCTCAACGGTGTTGTCGTTGTACTGGAGGAACATCTGCACGCAGTCCAGCGCTTCTTCATGGCGCTGCAGCGCCAGATAGACCAGCAGCTTCAGTTCCAGAATGGTCAGCTGCCCCCAAACCGTGTTCTCGTCAAACTCAACACCGATCAAGGTAATGATATCGGCGTGGTCGTCCATCTGGCTGTCTTCCAACCGCTCGACCAGATCGGTGAGCTGATCGTCATCCAGGCGGTGCAGATTGAGAATATCCTCGCGGTAATCCAGCGCCTTGTTGGTGTTGTCCCAGATCAGATCCTCGATCGGATACACCTCGGAGTAGCCCGGCACCAGAATGCGACACACCGGCGCGCCCAGGTCTTCGTGGACTGCCATATACACTTCCGCGCCCAGCTCCTCAAAAATACCGAACAGCGTCTCGGCTTCTTCCTCGTTGCTGCCGGAGAAGTCCCACTCGCTGAACTCAAAGTCGGGCTTGGCGCTAAAGAAACGCCAGGACACGACACCTACCGAGTCGATAAAGTGCTCAATGAAGTTGTTCGGCTCGGCCACGGTTTGCGAGTTGAAGGTCGGTAACGGCAAGTCGTTCAGGCCTTCAAAGCTGCGGCCCTGGAGCAACTCGGTCAAGCTGCGCTCCAGCGCCACTTCAAAGCTTGGGTGGGCACCAAAGGAGGCAAACACACCGCCGGTGCGCGGGTTCATCAAGGTCACGCACATGACCGGAAACTGCCCGCCCATGGAGGCATCCTTGACCAGTACCGGGAACCCCTGGGCTTCCAGCGCGTTAATGCCTTCAACAATGCTGGGGTACTTCGCCAGCACCTCTTGCGGCACATCCGGCAGGGTCAATTCCTGCTCCAGGATTTCGCGCTTTACCGCCCGTTCGAAGATTTCCGACAGACACTGCACCTGGGCTTCTACCAGGGTGTTGCCCGCGCTCATGCCGTTACTCAGGAACAGGTTTTCGACCAGATTGGAGGGGAAATAGATCGTTTCGCCATCGGATTGACGCACATAAGGCAGCGAGACAATACCCCGGTCTTCGCGACCTGAGTTGGTATCGATCAGGTTGGAGCCGCACAACTCGCCTTCCGGGTTATAGATCGCAAGGCTATGCTCGTCGAGAATCTCGTCGGGCAACTCGTCGTTCGGACCCGGCTTGAACCATTTCTCATTGGGGTAGTGAACGAATTCGCTACCCGCAATCTCTTCGCCAAAGAACTGGTCGTTATAAAAAAAGTTGCAGCTCAACCGCTCGATAAACTCGCCCAACGCCGAACACAGCGCACTCTCTTTGGTCGCGCCTTTGCCATTGGTAAAGCACATCGGTGAGGCCGCATCGCGAATATGCAGCGACCAGACGTGGGGCACGATATTACGCCAGGAAGCGATCTCGATCTTCATGCCCAGATCAGCGAAAATCGCGCTCATGTTGGCAATGGTCTGCTCCAGCGGCAGGTCTTTGCCTTCAATGTAAGTGCTGCTGCCTTCCGGTGCGCCCATCAGCAGCGCCTGGGCGTCCTCGTCGATGTTCTCGACCACCTCGATCTGGAACTCAGGGCCGGTCTGGACGACTTTCTTCACCGTACAACGGTCGATGGAGCGCAGCATGCCTTCGCGATCCTTGTCGGAGATGTCCTCCGGCAGTTCGACCTGGATCTTGAAAATCTGCTTGTAGCGGTTTTCCGGGTCGACGATATTATTTTGCGACAGGCGGATGTTCTCGGTGGGGATATTCCGCGCGTTGCAGTACACCTTGACGAAGTAAGCCGCACACATGGCCGATGAGGCCAGGAAGTAGTCAAACGGGCCAGGCGCCGAGCCGTCGCCCTTGTAGCGAATCGGCTGGTCGGAGATAACGTTAAAGTCGTCGAACTTGGCCTCCAGGCGGAGGTTGTCGAGGTAATTGACTTTGATTTCCATGAACGGGCACCCGGGGTGGTAAATGGCTAAAGGCCGTAAGCTGATTGGCGGCCATTATCCAGTTTTTTACCCGCTTCGTCTTGGGCAGTCTCCCGAATCATCTATTCAACGTCGATGGCGGGAAAGCGTTGCACTCTGCTGCCCAAGGCATCACATTAGGCAGCCCCAAAGCCCATGAGAGAATCGAGCCACCCCATGCATGACGATTTTGTGGCCAATCTGCGCCTCCTCTGCAGCTACTACCCGTCTATTGCAGAGGTCTGTCGGCGTTTGGCGATCAACCGTGCTCAGTTTAACCGCTACCTGAGTGGGCGCTACCGTCCCAGCCACGCGGCGCTTCAGCGCATTTGCCACTTTTTTGGTGTCACCACCGGTGATATTGCCCTTCCCCACCATGATTTTCGTGCCCTGGTACAAACCGGTCAGCTCAATAGGGAAAACCCGACCACATTGCCATGGCCTGACGCGCTGATTCAGCGCGGCAGCGAAGGCATGGAGCGTTATATCGGCCGCTACTTTGAGCTTTATCGCTCGATGTCGCGGCCGGGGCTGTTAATGCGGACCCTGGTTTGCTTGGAAGCACAGGAGGGCGGCGTAGTTTATCAGCGCACCGAGCGGATGCAGACCCTGCCGGGCGCCCGCTCGTGCCACAACCGCTATGTGGGCACGGCGGTCAAGCTGGCTGATCGGCTCTTTTTGGTCGACCACGAAACACTCAACGGTCATGAAATCACCCAGACGATTCTGTTTCCGAGCTTTCAGAGCCAGGTGACGCGTTTGACTGGCTTGAAAATAGGCGTGGCGGATAATAGCGAGCGCATGCCCTGCTGTGTGCGGGTGGTATATCAGCGCCTGGATGAACAGGTCAGCCTGCGCGAAGCGTTGGCAAAGTGCGGCTTAATAACCTTGGAAGACCCATCCCTTGATGACGCCCTGATCGCGGCAACCCAAAACGATGTGGCAGCTGGTGAGCACCACTTCCGAGCCAGGCATTAACGGTCAGAAACCAGCACCTGTTGAAACAGAATCTTCTCGAAGTTCTCCATCGGCTCGACGGATTTGAGCGTTTTGGCGCGCAAAATGGCGCCTTCCCAGCCGGAGAGAATAAAGCTGGCCAGGGTATGAACAGACACCGCTTCACTGAGTTCGCCGGCCTTTTGAGCGTCCTGCAAGCAAGCGACGAAATACTGTTCCCAGCGCTGAAAAACGCGGTCCAAGGCGTCGCGAAAGGTATCGCTTTGCCCGGAAAGCTCCTGCCCAAGATTGCCAATCAGGCAGCCGGTCACATGGTTGCAACCGCACATATGCTCACGACCCGCCGCAAAATAGCGCCTGAGGCGCTCAAGCGCAGGTGTCGTGGGGTCTTCCAGAAGCTCGGCAAGCTGTGCGCCGTAGGCCGTTGCAAACTGATCGATCACCGCTAGGCCAAACGCCTCTTTGCTCGAGAAGTAGTGATAAAACGATCCCTTTGGCACGCCGCAGATTTTCAACACAGCATTGATGCCCGTGGCGTTATAACCGTGCTGGCCGATCAGTTCGGCACCGGTCTCAATGAGCTTTTCGCGCGTCGTAGCGGTATTATTCATATCATTAAAGTAGACCAGTCAGTCTATTATTATCAAGTAAAGTGTCGCCAAGGCGCCGTTGAGTCACGTTATGACGGTATAGGTGCTGCACAAAACGAGTTGCACGCAATTTACACATTGCTTACCCAATCGCTGCGTGACATAGGGTGATGCTAGCATGATACGCCTTGATAGCTCTAAGTTTCGATTTCGGCCAATGGATAACCCGCGACCATGACAGATCATCAACCTCTCTCACCATCACAACATGGTCGCATTCGGCTAAGCGCAGTGGTTGCGCTGTTTGTTTTGATAGGGGGTGCGGCACTGGCATGGTGGATCGTGACTCAACCTCCGCGTATCGAGCGCCAGCCCCCGCCTGAACCGACACCACCACTGGTCGATGTGGTCAGCGTATCATCCGCCGCCCGCTCCCCTGATCTGCAAGGCTTTGGCCGCGTTGAGGCTGAGCAGGAAACCATGCTCGCCAGCCGGGTCGCCGGTCAGCTCGAACGGTTCGCCGAGGGCGTGATGCCGGGTCAGGTAGTCGAGCAGGACGCGCCCGTCGCGCATATCGACCAAGCCGACCTGCAACTAACCCTGGAAGATGCCGAGGCTCAGTTAGCCGATGCCCAGGCGCAGCTCGCGCTGGAACAGGCGGAGCAGCAACGCGCCCGCAGTGAGTATGAGTCTTTCGGGCGCCAGCTCTCCGCCGAACGCCGGGCGTTGGTACTCCGCGAACCCCAGTTGCGCCAAGCCCAGGCGTTGGTTGCCCAGGCGCGCGTTGCCCGCGACCAGGCCGCGCTGAACCTGGACCGGGCCACCCTGCGTTCGCCCTGGCGGGCGATGGTGCAGGAGCGCTTGGTCGGCGCGGGCAGCCTGCTGAGCCAGGGCACCGAGGTGTTGCATCTGGTGGGCGTCGAGCAGTTCTGGGTGCGCGCCTCGCTGCCAGGAGAGTGGCTTAACTGGCTGCAGGAAGGCAGCCGTGTCAACTTGTCCAGCAGCGGCTGGCCCGCGGGCGAGCAGCGCGAAGGAACACTCGCCTCCATTCTCCCTGCGCTGGAAGAAAACGGCCTGCAGGCTCAGCTACTGATTGCCGTTGATGACCCGCTGGCGCTTAACACCGAAGGCCCGGCCCTGCGCCTCGGCGATGTGCTGCGCGTCTCGTTTGCCACCCGCGACAGGCCTGATCTCATCGCCCTGCCCTCCGCCGCACTACGACCCGGCGAACAGGTGTGGTGGGTCGACGACGATGACCGCCTGCAGCGTAGTCACGTCACGCTCGCCTATCGCGGCCAGGATCAGGCATTGGTCAGCAGCGGCCTGGCCAATGGCCGACGCGTGGTAACAGCGGGATTGGCCCAGCCCAGAGAAGGTCAGCGTGTGCGACTCCGGCAACGCGGCGACACAATCTCGAACGACACCGGGGGTGACAGCTGATGCTGCATAAAGGCCCCCTGGCGTGGATGGTCGACCATGGCGTTGCCCCGAATCTGTTGATGATCCTATTTATTGTCGGCGGGCTCATGGCGTCGCTGGCGATCAAGAAAGAGATCTTCCCGGAATTTGAAACCGAAGTGGTCCAGGTCACCATCAGCTACCCGGGCGCCACCCCGGAAGATATCGAACAAAGCCTGCTGCTGCCTGTTGAGGCGGCCATTTCCGATGTCGAGGGCATCGATGAACTGACATCCAGTGCCAGCGAGGGTAGCGCCAACGTCAGCGCCACACTGGTGGATGGCATCGACGTGATGCGCGCCTATCAGGATATTCAGCAGTCGGTTAACGCGATCACCACGCTGCCCAACGCCGCTGACCCACCCCGCTTCACCCTGGCCGGCCGCACACGGAGCGTGTTGAGCCTGCAGGTTTACGGCCAGACCGATCTGGGCACGCTCCACGATGTGGCGGAAAACGTCCGGGCCGAACTACAGGCCACCGACGGCCTTTCCCGCGCGGAGCTATCGGGGAACCGCGACCGGGAAATTCAGGTACTGCTGGATGACGAGGCCATTGAACGCTACGGTCTCGATCATCAGGCGCTTGCCAACGTGATTGGCGAGGAAGCTCTCGACCTGGCCAGCGGGCAACTGACCACCGACGAAGGTGAGTGGCTGATTCGCTATCAGGGGCGGCGCAACAGCGCCGATGCCTTCGCCGAGCTGCCGGTCCTCACCAGCACCCAGGGTATGCCGATTCGGCTAGGCGATATCGCCGACGTCCGCGAGGGCTTTGCCGAAACCGACCGTGAGGAATTTTATAACGGCCAACCCGGCCTCTCGGTAGATGTCTACCAGATTGGCGACCAAACACCGACCAGCATTTCAGAAGCCGTCAACG
This window of the Halomonas sp. SH5A2 genome carries:
- a CDS encoding alanine/glycine:cation symporter family protein, whose protein sequence is MLDMLNDLLWGKVLLVLLVSVGIGFTVASRFVQFRYFGEMFRILGSGQAFKRNQHGHLSSFQALVLSVAGRVGGGNIAGVAVAITLGGPGAIFWMWLVGLMGMATSFLECTLAQTYKEAEGDGTYRGGPAYYIVKGLGKQWRWLAAFYSVLLLLTFGFAFTALQSYSVATSFGDAFGVPVLYSGIALAMLVGLIIFGGIKRIARISEVLVPFMAVSYIAIALLVIAMNIGEIPGIIALIVKSAFGLEPLMGGGIGAAIMMGLKRGLFSNEAGLGSAPNVAAVAYVPHPANQGIVQAFSVFIDTVIICSATAFLILLSGAYDPAVGAGVEGIALTQAALADHVGEWGRTFVSLALLLFAFSTILYNYYLGENSLNFFSRDNQNLFNAFRVAIVLLVCWGATTDLGTVFGFADVTMGLLAVVNLIALIMLFKRGLRILKDFDGQRRQGIKQPIFDANQHPDLELDPKAWELDPEEADALKQRLEGASAK
- a CDS encoding OsmC domain/YcaO domain-containing protein, yielding MEIKVNYLDNLRLEAKFDDFNVISDQPIRYKGDGSAPGPFDYFLASSAMCAAYFVKVYCNARNIPTENIRLSQNNIVDPENRYKQIFKIQVELPEDISDKDREGMLRSIDRCTVKKVVQTGPEFQIEVVENIDEDAQALLMGAPEGSSTYIEGKDLPLEQTIANMSAIFADLGMKIEIASWRNIVPHVWSLHIRDAASPMCFTNGKGATKESALCSALGEFIERLSCNFFYNDQFFGEEIAGSEFVHYPNEKWFKPGPNDELPDEILDEHSLAIYNPEGELCGSNLIDTNSGREDRGIVSLPYVRQSDGETIYFPSNLVENLFLSNGMSAGNTLVEAQVQCLSEIFERAVKREILEQELTLPDVPQEVLAKYPSIVEGINALEAQGFPVLVKDASMGGQFPVMCVTLMNPRTGGVFASFGAHPSFEVALERSLTELLQGRSFEGLNDLPLPTFNSQTVAEPNNFIEHFIDSVGVVSWRFFSAKPDFEFSEWDFSGSNEEEAETLFGIFEELGAEVYMAVHEDLGAPVCRILVPGYSEVYPIEDLIWDNTNKALDYREDILNLHRLDDDQLTDLVERLEDSQMDDHADIITLIGVEFDENTVWGQLTILELKLLVYLALQRHEEALDCVQMFLQYNDNTVERGLFYQAVNAVLEIALDDELELEDYLHNFQRMFGEATMAAVVGSVEGSVRFHGLTPTNMQLEGLERHQRLIESYKKLHAARAARAARAAKAEA
- a CDS encoding helix-turn-helix domain-containing protein, producing the protein MHDDFVANLRLLCSYYPSIAEVCRRLAINRAQFNRYLSGRYRPSHAALQRICHFFGVTTGDIALPHHDFRALVQTGQLNRENPTTLPWPDALIQRGSEGMERYIGRYFELYRSMSRPGLLMRTLVCLEAQEGGVVYQRTERMQTLPGARSCHNRYVGTAVKLADRLFLVDHETLNGHEITQTILFPSFQSQVTRLTGLKIGVADNSERMPCCVRVVYQRLDEQVSLREALAKCGLITLEDPSLDDALIAATQNDVAAGEHHFRARH
- a CDS encoding TetR/AcrR family transcriptional regulator, with protein sequence MNNTATTREKLIETGAELIGQHGYNATGINAVLKICGVPKGSFYHYFSSKEAFGLAVIDQFATAYGAQLAELLEDPTTPALERLRRYFAAGREHMCGCNHVTGCLIGNLGQELSGQSDTFRDALDRVFQRWEQYFVACLQDAQKAGELSEAVSVHTLASFILSGWEGAILRAKTLKSVEPMENFEKILFQQVLVSDR
- a CDS encoding efflux RND transporter periplasmic adaptor subunit, with the protein product MTDHQPLSPSQHGRIRLSAVVALFVLIGGAALAWWIVTQPPRIERQPPPEPTPPLVDVVSVSSAARSPDLQGFGRVEAEQETMLASRVAGQLERFAEGVMPGQVVEQDAPVAHIDQADLQLTLEDAEAQLADAQAQLALEQAEQQRARSEYESFGRQLSAERRALVLREPQLRQAQALVAQARVARDQAALNLDRATLRSPWRAMVQERLVGAGSLLSQGTEVLHLVGVEQFWVRASLPGEWLNWLQEGSRVNLSSSGWPAGEQREGTLASILPALEENGLQAQLLIAVDDPLALNTEGPALRLGDVLRVSFATRDRPDLIALPSAALRPGEQVWWVDDDDRLQRSHVTLAYRGQDQALVSSGLANGRRVVTAGLAQPREGQRVRLRQRGDTISNDTGGDS